Proteins encoded within one genomic window of Polynucleobacter duraquae:
- the glyA gene encoding serine hydroxymethyltransferase produces MFDRQNTLAKTDPELWASIQNENKRQEDHIELIASENYASPAVMQAQGSQLTNKYAEGYPGKRYYGGCEFVDVAEQLAIDRVKALYGAEAANVQPHCGASANQAVFLAFLKPGDTFMGMSLAEGGHLTHGMALNMSGKWFNPISYGLDKNEAIDYEQMERLAREHKPKLIIAGASAYSLVIDWERIGKLAKEVGAIFMVDMAHYSGLIAAGVYPNPVPHADIVTSTTHKSLRGPRGGIILMKAEHEKAINSAVFPGLQGGPLMHVIAAKATAFKEAQEPSFIEYQKQVIANAKALAETLISRGLRIVSGGTDSHVMLVDLRAKKMTGKEAERVLGEAHITCNKNGIPNDPEKPMVTSGIRLGSPAMTTRGFKEAEARQVGNFIADVLDNPNDADNIAKVRAQVAALTKRFPVYG; encoded by the coding sequence ATGTTTGACCGCCAAAATACCTTAGCCAAAACCGATCCGGAATTGTGGGCATCGATTCAGAATGAGAATAAGCGTCAGGAAGACCACATTGAGCTGATTGCTTCTGAGAACTATGCCTCACCAGCAGTGATGCAGGCGCAGGGTTCTCAGCTCACTAATAAGTATGCTGAAGGCTACCCAGGTAAGCGTTATTACGGCGGTTGTGAGTTTGTAGACGTGGCTGAGCAGTTGGCGATTGATCGAGTGAAGGCTTTATACGGTGCTGAAGCGGCTAACGTTCAGCCCCATTGTGGCGCTTCTGCTAATCAAGCAGTATTTTTAGCTTTCTTGAAACCTGGCGATACCTTTATGGGAATGAGTTTGGCTGAAGGCGGTCACTTAACTCATGGTATGGCTTTGAATATGAGTGGCAAGTGGTTTAACCCGATTTCTTATGGTCTCGATAAAAACGAAGCGATCGATTACGAACAAATGGAGCGTTTAGCTCGTGAGCACAAACCGAAACTCATTATTGCTGGTGCATCTGCTTACTCTCTTGTAATCGATTGGGAGCGCATAGGTAAGTTGGCTAAAGAAGTCGGCGCCATTTTTATGGTGGACATGGCACATTACTCTGGTTTGATTGCTGCTGGTGTGTATCCAAACCCAGTTCCGCATGCGGACATCGTTACCTCCACAACACACAAGAGTTTGCGCGGTCCTCGCGGCGGCATCATCTTGATGAAAGCGGAGCACGAGAAGGCAATTAACTCTGCAGTATTTCCAGGTCTACAGGGTGGTCCATTGATGCATGTGATCGCAGCTAAGGCAACAGCGTTTAAAGAAGCGCAAGAGCCTAGCTTTATTGAGTATCAAAAACAAGTGATTGCAAATGCAAAAGCATTGGCTGAGACTTTGATTTCACGTGGTCTGCGGATTGTTTCTGGTGGTACAGATTCTCATGTGATGTTGGTGGACTTACGTGCCAAGAAGATGACTGGTAAAGAAGCTGAGCGTGTATTGGGCGAAGCGCACATTACTTGCAATAAGAACGGCATTCCGAATGATCCAGAAAAACCAATGGTGACTAGTGGTATTCGTTTAGGTTCACCCGCAATGACAACACGTGGTTTCAAAGAAGCTGAAGCGCGTCAAGTGGGTAATTTCATTGCCGATGTTTTGGATAATCCCAATGATGCCGACAATATCGCCAAGGTTCGTGCGCAAGTTGCTGCGTTGACTAAGCGTTTCCCGGTTTACGGTTAA
- the nrdR gene encoding transcriptional regulator NrdR, giving the protein MRCPFCHNDDTQVLDTRVSDEGDTIRRRRRCAKCDKRFTTYERVELVLPAIVKKNGSRVEYSHEKLVSSVKLALRKRPVSSDSVDESIARIEEKLLSLGEKEIPSERVGELVMRELKRLDKVAYIRFASVYRSFADIESFESALKELK; this is encoded by the coding sequence TTGCGCTGCCCTTTCTGCCATAACGACGATACCCAGGTTTTAGATACTCGGGTATCGGACGAAGGCGATACCATTCGCCGTCGCCGCCGATGTGCAAAGTGCGATAAACGATTTACGACTTACGAGCGTGTTGAGCTCGTGTTGCCAGCAATCGTCAAGAAGAACGGCAGCCGTGTTGAATATAGTCACGAGAAGTTGGTGAGCTCAGTAAAGCTGGCATTGCGTAAGCGCCCAGTCTCCTCCGACTCAGTTGATGAATCTATAGCCCGAATTGAAGAGAAGTTACTCAGCCTGGGTGAAAAAGAGATCCCAAGCGAGCGCGTTGGTGAGTTGGTGATGCGTGAACTGAAGCGTCTGGACAAGGTAGCCTACATTCGTTTTGCTTCTGTCTACCGAAGCTTTGCTGACATTGAATCTTTTGAGAGCGCGCTAAAAGAGCTGAAGTGA
- a CDS encoding GDP-mannose 4,6-dehydratase, with translation MSKKALIIGITGQDGAYLAKHLLSKGYEVTGSSRDVMASLFNNLNTLGIRDQVNLISVSINDFRSVFNAIQVYDPDEIYNLAGQTSVGLSFDQPVEAIESIAIGTLNILEVIRLLNKPVRFYNAGSSECFGDTGNLPANENTPFAPRSPYAVAKSTAKWLINSYRESYGIYACTGILFNHESPLRPERFVTQKIIAGAAKIKAGQLEVLQLGNLDISRDWGWAPEYVDAMWLMMQQDKSDDFVIATGRMESLKYFAAKAFEYFDLDWQAHVEIESSFFRPNEILCSIGDPSKAIKMLNWKHPTDIDGVIEMMCEAQAKKYLN, from the coding sequence GTGTCTAAAAAAGCTTTAATCATTGGCATTACTGGTCAAGATGGTGCCTACCTAGCAAAACATCTACTATCAAAAGGTTATGAGGTTACGGGGTCATCACGTGATGTGATGGCCTCTTTATTCAACAACCTCAACACACTAGGTATCCGCGATCAAGTTAACCTCATCTCGGTATCCATAAATGATTTCCGAAGTGTTTTTAATGCGATTCAGGTATACGATCCCGATGAGATCTATAACTTAGCTGGGCAAACTTCAGTAGGACTCTCCTTTGATCAGCCAGTAGAGGCAATCGAGAGTATCGCCATTGGAACTCTGAATATTCTTGAAGTCATTCGACTCCTCAACAAGCCGGTGCGTTTTTATAACGCAGGTTCAAGCGAGTGTTTTGGCGATACAGGCAACCTCCCCGCCAATGAAAACACGCCTTTTGCACCGCGCAGCCCTTATGCCGTAGCCAAATCTACTGCCAAGTGGTTAATTAATAGCTATCGAGAGTCATATGGAATTTATGCATGCACTGGAATCCTATTTAATCATGAGTCACCACTGCGACCAGAGCGTTTTGTAACTCAAAAAATTATTGCCGGTGCTGCAAAAATTAAAGCCGGGCAACTCGAGGTGCTTCAACTTGGAAATCTAGATATTTCTAGAGATTGGGGGTGGGCTCCTGAGTATGTAGATGCCATGTGGTTAATGATGCAGCAAGATAAGTCCGATGACTTTGTGATCGCTACCGGCCGCATGGAATCTCTGAAGTATTTTGCCGCAAAGGCTTTTGAGTATTTTGATTTAGATTGGCAAGCTCATGTAGAAATTGAGTCGAGCTTTTTTAGGCCTAATGAAATTCTCTGCAGTATTGGCGACCCATCCAAAGCAATCAAAATGCTGAACTGGAAACATCCTACTGATATCGATGGCGTTATTGAGATGATGTGCGAAGCACAAGCTAAGAAATATCTGAACTAA
- the adk gene encoding adenylate kinase, whose protein sequence is MRLILLGAPGAGKGTQAQFICEKFAVPQISTGDMLRAAVKAGTELGIAAKKIMDAGGLVSDDIIIGLVKDRLTQPDCSKGYLFDGFPRTIPQAQAMKDAGVPIDYVLEIDVPFEAIIDRMSGRRVHPASGRTYHITFNPPKVEGKDDVTGEALIQRDDDKEETVRKRLQIYNDQTRPLVDYYSTWATQSNAADKVKAPAYRKVSGTGSVDDITASIFGILK, encoded by the coding sequence ATGCGCTTAATTCTGCTCGGTGCACCAGGTGCTGGCAAAGGAACACAAGCCCAGTTTATTTGCGAAAAATTTGCTGTTCCACAAATTTCAACAGGCGACATGCTGCGCGCAGCCGTGAAAGCTGGAACTGAACTTGGCATTGCCGCTAAAAAAATTATGGATGCTGGCGGTCTCGTTTCTGATGACATCATCATCGGCTTAGTCAAAGATCGTTTAACTCAGCCTGATTGCAGCAAAGGTTATTTGTTCGATGGCTTTCCAAGAACCATTCCCCAAGCGCAAGCCATGAAAGATGCTGGCGTGCCAATCGATTACGTTCTAGAAATTGATGTACCGTTTGAAGCCATCATCGATCGCATGAGTGGTCGTCGAGTTCACCCTGCTTCCGGCCGTACTTATCATATTACTTTCAACCCACCAAAAGTGGAAGGTAAAGACGATGTGACTGGTGAAGCCTTGATTCAGCGTGATGACGATAAAGAAGAAACCGTCCGAAAACGCTTGCAGATATACAACGATCAGACTCGTCCGCTAGTGGATTACTACTCCACTTGGGCAACACAAAGCAATGCGGCTGACAAAGTAAAGGCTCCGGCCTATCGCAAAGTCAGTGGTACCGGTAGCGTCGATGACATCACCGCTTCTATTTTTGGCATATTGAAATAA
- the kdsB gene encoding 3-deoxy-manno-octulosonate cytidylyltransferase, whose translation MNAPEFLVVIPARLGSTRLPRKPLADIGGKPMVIRVAERAQQSNAQSVVVATDSPEIQAVCDQYRIECLLTSADHPTGTDRIAEVAQLLKLPADTLVVNVQGDEPLIPPELINQVAQTLADNVTCAISTVAVPIVDAAEITNPNVVKVVLNRANEALYFSRATIPFVRDPDSKQTITHLRHLGIYAYRADFLEAYTRLDPAPPEQTEALEQLRALWNGYRIAVHTASKAPPAGVDTVEDLERVRRILAS comes from the coding sequence ATTAACGCCCCAGAGTTTTTAGTAGTTATTCCTGCAAGACTGGGATCCACTCGCCTACCTCGTAAACCACTCGCTGACATTGGTGGTAAGCCCATGGTGATTCGGGTGGCAGAACGTGCGCAGCAATCCAATGCCCAAAGTGTGGTGGTTGCGACTGATTCACCAGAAATTCAGGCCGTGTGTGATCAATATCGTATTGAGTGTTTGTTAACTAGTGCCGATCATCCGACAGGCACAGACCGTATTGCAGAAGTGGCGCAACTGTTAAAACTTCCAGCAGATACTTTAGTGGTCAATGTTCAGGGCGATGAACCACTGATTCCTCCAGAGCTGATCAATCAAGTTGCTCAAACTTTGGCCGACAATGTCACGTGTGCGATTTCAACTGTGGCAGTGCCCATTGTCGATGCCGCAGAAATTACCAACCCTAATGTAGTTAAAGTAGTTCTTAACCGCGCCAATGAGGCGCTCTACTTCTCTAGAGCCACTATTCCGTTTGTGCGGGATCCTGACTCGAAGCAAACCATCACCCATTTACGTCATTTGGGTATCTATGCCTACCGTGCCGACTTTTTAGAGGCTTATACCCGCCTTGATCCTGCGCCACCAGAGCAAACAGAGGCTCTAGAACAGCTTCGCGCCCTCTGGAATGGCTATCGTATTGCCGTCCATACAGCCAGTAAAGCCCCACCAGCAGGGGTTGATACAGTTGAAGATCTCGAGCGGGTACGCCGCATCTTGGCCAGCTAG
- a CDS encoding Trm112 family protein, producing MDKRLLEILVCPLCKSTLHLDAEKHELICKADRLAYPIRNDIPVMLIDEARSLSADEIN from the coding sequence ATGGACAAGCGCTTATTAGAGATTTTGGTCTGCCCTTTGTGCAAAAGTACTTTGCATTTAGATGCAGAAAAACATGAGCTCATCTGCAAAGCGGATCGCCTGGCCTACCCGATTCGTAATGACATACCTGTCATGCTAATTGATGAGGCTCGCAGCCTTTCTGCTGATGAAATTAATTAA
- the lpxK gene encoding tetraacyldisaccharide 4'-kinase — MSSPKKSSFFNKAPRFWERRGPISLMLWPLSKVYGWVNQALDLVNELNLGRRKPAPVPIIIVGNIRVGGTGKTPIVIALAEQLASMGWKPGIISRGYGAKAPSTPRQVKSDSNPSEVGDEPVLIATRTDNQFPIWVHPKRTLSIQSLLKHDPSVNVIISDDGLQHRSLLRWPAREGGRDIEFVVRDQRGEGNAFLLPAGPLREPASRERDATLTTRAIAPSNHIDEYYLGRRAFTLSSLLGTPYQLNNPNNTRSLATIADKYLPNKITAVAAIGNPQRFFDDLLKHGVAGKCIGLTDHATFTPEFFSAIHAECILITEKDAVKCTSIQDERIWVVPMSLEIPNTLAEWLQSILQRPDPNQYTL, encoded by the coding sequence ATGTCATCCCCAAAAAAATCTTCTTTCTTTAATAAGGCTCCTCGGTTTTGGGAAAGACGCGGACCAATAAGTCTTATGCTTTGGCCTTTATCTAAGGTTTATGGTTGGGTAAATCAAGCCTTAGATTTGGTAAATGAGCTGAACTTAGGTAGACGCAAACCAGCGCCAGTACCAATCATTATTGTTGGTAATATCCGCGTAGGCGGCACCGGTAAAACTCCTATCGTCATTGCCTTGGCTGAGCAACTTGCAAGTATGGGTTGGAAGCCTGGAATTATTAGCAGGGGTTATGGTGCTAAGGCACCAAGCACACCTCGCCAAGTCAAGAGCGACTCCAATCCCTCTGAAGTCGGCGATGAACCCGTATTAATTGCCACGCGCACAGACAATCAATTTCCGATTTGGGTCCACCCTAAACGAACTCTCAGCATTCAGTCTTTGCTAAAACATGACCCCTCAGTGAACGTCATTATTAGCGATGATGGCTTACAGCATAGAAGCCTGCTGCGCTGGCCTGCTCGCGAAGGGGGTCGTGATATTGAATTTGTAGTACGTGATCAACGCGGCGAAGGTAATGCCTTCTTGCTGCCTGCTGGCCCTTTACGTGAGCCTGCATCACGCGAGCGAGATGCCACTCTAACGACTAGAGCTATAGCGCCCTCCAATCACATCGATGAATATTATTTGGGGCGACGCGCTTTTACGCTGAGCAGTCTGCTGGGTACACCCTATCAACTGAATAATCCAAATAACACCCGGTCACTAGCGACTATTGCCGATAAGTACCTTCCAAACAAAATCACTGCTGTTGCCGCAATTGGTAATCCACAGCGTTTTTTTGATGACTTACTGAAGCATGGTGTTGCAGGCAAGTGTATTGGTCTTACTGATCACGCTACCTTCACCCCAGAATTTTTCTCTGCCATCCATGCTGAGTGCATCCTCATAACCGAAAAGGATGCCGTAAAATGTACCTCAATACAGGATGAACGCATTTGGGTGGTTCCGATGAGTTTAGAGATTCCAAATACATTAGCAGAATGGTTGCAGTCTATTCTGCAGAGACCCGATCCAAATCAATACACTTTATAA
- a CDS encoding ExbD/TolR family protein yields the protein MSWLENKHQHRGQFSLGVRTAPVEPEINLIPFIDVLLVVLIFLMISTTFTRYQELAITLPTANGSASQSEVKQIHIAVSRDGRFAINGKVTDRSQLSNSLHALNEDNAVQVNIDADAKAPHQAVMSALEAARDANLSNIVFSSQTTKK from the coding sequence ATGAGTTGGTTAGAAAATAAGCATCAGCATCGAGGTCAATTTTCACTAGGGGTAAGGACAGCTCCGGTAGAGCCCGAGATTAATCTCATTCCCTTTATTGATGTGCTGTTGGTAGTGCTGATCTTTTTAATGATCTCCACTACGTTTACCCGCTACCAGGAACTAGCCATCACTCTACCGACTGCCAATGGCTCAGCCAGCCAATCGGAAGTGAAACAAATTCATATTGCAGTCAGTCGTGATGGGCGCTTTGCCATTAACGGCAAGGTGACTGACCGGAGCCAATTGAGCAATAGCCTGCATGCGCTAAATGAAGACAATGCCGTCCAAGTCAATATCGACGCCGATGCTAAAGCGCCTCACCAGGCAGTCATGAGTGCTTTAGAGGCGGCGCGTGATGCCAACCTATCCAATATCGTATTTAGCAGTCAAACTACCAAGAAATAA
- a CDS encoding MotA/TolQ/ExbB proton channel family protein, whose product MYSILLSAGWPIWPLLLISIIGLAIVIERAWYLRQIHLFPKDSLATVFGLANAIFQQKTVSGSEISAVGQLSPVGSLFACILREKASGSSAESALEELQASAQSTWLKLERYLGVLATIATIAPLLGLFGTVVGMIEIFGSQGVGSPQQLAHGISIALYNTAFGLLIAIPALAAWRGLRAMANQRQHECEEFTRQLFKKLYPHSADTK is encoded by the coding sequence ATGTACTCAATCTTACTGTCTGCAGGCTGGCCAATCTGGCCCCTCCTCCTCATCTCTATTATCGGACTGGCTATTGTCATTGAGCGTGCCTGGTATTTGCGGCAAATTCACCTATTTCCTAAAGATAGCTTAGCAACGGTATTTGGACTGGCAAATGCCATTTTCCAGCAAAAAACAGTCTCAGGATCTGAAATTAGTGCTGTTGGTCAACTCTCCCCCGTTGGCAGCCTCTTTGCCTGCATCCTTCGGGAAAAAGCCTCAGGTAGCTCTGCAGAATCCGCTTTAGAAGAATTACAAGCCAGTGCTCAATCCACTTGGTTAAAGCTAGAGCGCTATCTTGGAGTCTTGGCCACTATTGCGACCATTGCCCCCCTCTTGGGACTCTTTGGAACCGTTGTCGGCATGATTGAAATATTTGGCAGTCAGGGCGTTGGCAGCCCCCAACAATTAGCGCACGGCATCTCCATTGCTCTGTACAACACCGCTTTTGGATTGTTAATTGCGATTCCCGCTCTAGCTGCATGGCGGGGTCTGCGTGCAATGGCAAATCAACGCCAACATGAGTGCGAAGAATTTACCCGTCAATTATTTAAAAAACTCTATCCACACTCTGCGGATACAAAATGA
- the xseA gene encoding exodeoxyribonuclease VII large subunit, with protein MSEISREILSVGDLNRAIASSLEERFDTVWVSGEISNFKAYDSGHWYFSLKDEEGQIRCVMFRGRNGQVGFMPQSGDLVEVAANLGFYVPRGDIQLTVQSMRRAGMGGLYEAFLKLKAKLAKEGLFDLQNKRPIPTHPRVIGIVTSPQAAALKDVLSTLARRAPHIPIVIYPTLVQGPDAPAGIISALKAAEKENAVDVLLLVRGGGSIEDLWAFNDEQLAYTIAQSPIPIVSGVGHETDVTIADFVADLRAPTPTGAAELAAPRRDQMLQELDAIMQALLQRVGQRVEREAQTLDQLALRLNHALPDPDRMREQISGWQKRLNQAWLVRVENWKRDQGYFQSQLEMLNPQRTLERGYAVILSKEEHAMHAVRNPKELNTKNAFEVRLAEGQVEVEFAKLGLLK; from the coding sequence ATGTCGGAAATATCAAGGGAAATTCTGAGTGTTGGCGACCTTAACCGCGCCATTGCTAGCTCTTTGGAGGAGCGCTTCGATACCGTTTGGGTGAGCGGGGAGATATCCAATTTTAAGGCCTATGACAGCGGGCATTGGTACTTTTCCCTAAAAGATGAAGAGGGTCAGATTCGTTGCGTGATGTTCCGAGGGCGTAATGGACAAGTCGGATTTATGCCTCAATCGGGAGATTTGGTAGAGGTTGCAGCCAATTTGGGATTTTATGTTCCGCGTGGGGACATTCAGCTGACGGTGCAAAGCATGCGCCGGGCTGGCATGGGCGGTCTTTATGAAGCCTTTTTAAAGCTCAAAGCCAAACTCGCCAAAGAAGGCTTATTTGATCTTCAGAATAAGCGCCCTATTCCAACTCATCCGAGAGTAATTGGTATTGTTACTTCGCCGCAGGCAGCAGCTCTAAAAGATGTCTTAAGCACGCTTGCTAGAAGAGCGCCGCATATACCGATTGTGATTTACCCGACATTGGTGCAGGGGCCAGATGCGCCCGCTGGAATTATTTCCGCACTAAAGGCTGCCGAAAAAGAAAATGCAGTTGATGTGCTTTTGCTAGTGCGAGGCGGTGGCAGCATTGAAGACCTCTGGGCATTTAATGATGAGCAGTTGGCTTACACAATCGCACAATCGCCCATCCCAATCGTGAGTGGCGTTGGTCATGAAACCGATGTCACGATAGCCGACTTTGTTGCTGACTTGCGTGCACCCACACCTACGGGCGCGGCAGAATTGGCGGCGCCACGACGCGATCAAATGTTGCAAGAGTTAGATGCCATCATGCAAGCTTTGCTGCAAAGAGTGGGTCAGCGAGTCGAGCGTGAAGCACAAACCTTGGATCAATTAGCCCTACGTCTTAATCATGCTTTACCTGATCCTGATCGCATGCGTGAGCAAATTAGCGGTTGGCAAAAACGACTCAACCAAGCATGGCTAGTGAGAGTTGAGAATTGGAAACGTGATCAAGGCTATTTTCAGTCTCAATTAGAAATGCTCAACCCGCAAAGAACTTTAGAGCGTGGTTATGCGGTGATATTAAGCAAGGAAGAGCATGCAATGCATGCAGTTCGTAATCCAAAAGAGCTTAATACAAAAAATGCGTTTGAGGTGCGCTTAGCTGAAGGTCAAGTAGAGGTGGAGTTTGCCAAGCTTGGGTTACTGAAGTAA
- the murB gene encoding UDP-N-acetylmuramate dehydrogenase produces the protein MNSAKNAPNPAKLTPNLGLKHRNSFGLDSMAEFAYEITSADQLPALMKELRDKKLAWRVLGGGSNVILPESLPGATILINILGQDLVKSDDTYSWLSVGAGVNWHELVSWTLEHNLPGFENLALIPGTVGAAPIQNIGAYGVEIGEYIDSIEVFDSTAHAFVTLPQEACQFAYRDSYFKQNPNRFIVTKVIFKIPKSWQARLQYADLAKQFTESNSKPSAKQIFDAVCTIRSKKLPDPAVIGNAGSFFQNPIVGNQQYEQLIKEFPNLVSYPDATGTRKLAAGWLIDQCGFKGKRIGPVGVYEKQALVLVNHGGGTSKDIMGLAKNIQEEVLGKFGVQLEIEPNIL, from the coding sequence ATGAACTCCGCGAAAAATGCGCCCAATCCTGCAAAATTGACCCCCAATCTGGGACTCAAGCACCGGAATAGCTTTGGTCTGGATTCCATGGCGGAATTCGCATACGAGATCACATCCGCGGATCAGTTACCAGCCCTCATGAAAGAACTGAGGGATAAAAAACTTGCCTGGCGTGTATTGGGCGGTGGAAGTAATGTGATTCTTCCGGAGTCTTTGCCTGGAGCAACCATACTCATTAATATTCTCGGCCAAGATCTTGTTAAATCGGATGACACATACTCATGGCTCTCCGTGGGAGCTGGGGTCAATTGGCATGAATTGGTTTCCTGGACGCTAGAGCACAATCTCCCGGGATTTGAGAACCTCGCACTGATACCAGGCACTGTTGGCGCCGCGCCCATTCAAAACATTGGGGCGTACGGTGTTGAGATCGGCGAATATATCGACAGCATCGAGGTATTTGATTCTACGGCCCATGCCTTTGTCACTCTCCCGCAAGAGGCCTGCCAGTTTGCCTATCGCGATAGCTACTTCAAGCAAAATCCCAATCGCTTTATCGTGACAAAGGTCATTTTTAAAATTCCCAAATCTTGGCAGGCACGATTGCAGTATGCCGATCTGGCAAAGCAATTTACCGAGTCAAACTCCAAGCCAAGTGCAAAGCAAATTTTTGATGCGGTGTGCACCATCCGATCTAAGAAATTGCCAGACCCTGCAGTAATTGGTAATGCCGGAAGCTTCTTTCAGAATCCGATTGTTGGCAACCAACAATATGAGCAATTAATTAAAGAATTCCCGAATCTCGTGTCTTACCCAGATGCCACCGGAACACGAAAGCTGGCGGCTGGATGGCTAATTGATCAATGCGGCTTTAAGGGCAAGCGCATTGGTCCTGTAGGTGTTTATGAAAAACAAGCGCTAGTCCTGGTCAATCATGGTGGCGGAACATCAAAAGATATCATGGGTTTAGCAAAAAATATTCAAGAAGAGGTATTGGGTAAATTCGGGGTGCAGCTTGAGATTGAGCCAAATATTCTTTAG
- a CDS encoding YajQ family cyclic di-GMP-binding protein, translating into MPSFDVVCEPDMIELKNAIEQSNKEITNRFDFKGSDSRVEQKDETLILFGDDDFKLGQVRDVLYGKMAKRNVDVRYLKDDKKETIGSDKRKQTMKIQKGITSELAKKVVRIIKDSKIKVQASIQGDAVRVTGTKRDDLQETMAMLKKEVSEAPLGFNNFRD; encoded by the coding sequence ATGCCCTCATTTGACGTAGTGTGTGAGCCTGACATGATTGAGTTGAAAAACGCAATTGAGCAATCCAATAAAGAAATTACCAATCGTTTTGACTTTAAAGGCTCTGATAGCCGAGTGGAGCAAAAGGATGAGACTCTCATCTTGTTTGGTGATGATGACTTTAAATTGGGACAAGTTCGCGATGTTCTTTACGGCAAGATGGCTAAACGCAATGTGGATGTGCGCTACCTCAAGGACGACAAAAAAGAGACGATTGGTAGTGATAAGCGCAAGCAAACCATGAAAATCCAAAAAGGGATTACTTCTGAGTTAGCTAAAAAAGTAGTTCGCATTATTAAAGACAGCAAGATCAAAGTGCAGGCCAGTATTCAGGGTGATGCAGTGCGTGTAACGGGTACTAAGCGCGATGATTTACAAGAGACTATGGCTATGCTCAAGAAAGAGGTCAGCGAGGCTCCATTAGGCTTTAATAACTTCCGTGACTAA
- the xerD gene encoding site-specific tyrosine recombinase XerD gives MTNIVVPVIHQVSQEAIERFCDACWLEDGLAQNSLSAYRRDLLLLAQWLQKDSGADLYSVTEKDLTAYIAHRRADKATTANRRLTVFKRFYRHALRMNLVRRDPCIGLRAAKQGLRFPKTLSEDQVTALLNAPDMETSLGLRDRTMLELMYASGLRVSEIVSLKTVALGLNEGVIRVVNGKGGKERLVPFGGEAGQWLRRYLADARTPLLEGKTSDAVFVGRHTGTGLTRQAFWVLIKRYATIANIPVALSPHTLRHAFATHLLNHGADLRVVQLLLGHADISTTQIYTHVARERLKSIHQQHHPRGS, from the coding sequence GTGACTAATATAGTTGTGCCAGTCATCCACCAAGTAAGCCAAGAGGCCATTGAGCGCTTCTGTGATGCTTGTTGGTTGGAGGATGGCTTGGCACAAAACAGTTTGTCTGCTTATCGTCGAGACCTATTGCTCTTGGCTCAATGGCTTCAAAAAGATTCAGGTGCTGATCTCTACAGTGTTACTGAAAAAGATCTCACTGCATATATTGCACATCGACGAGCAGATAAAGCGACCACTGCCAATCGTCGGTTGACGGTATTCAAGCGCTTTTATCGCCATGCCCTGCGTATGAACTTGGTTAGACGTGATCCTTGCATTGGTTTGCGTGCTGCAAAGCAAGGATTACGTTTCCCTAAAACATTAAGTGAAGATCAGGTCACTGCCTTGCTTAATGCCCCCGATATGGAAACTTCGCTTGGGTTGCGTGATCGTACTATGTTGGAGTTAATGTATGCCAGCGGCTTACGGGTCTCTGAAATCGTTTCTTTAAAGACGGTTGCCCTAGGATTAAACGAAGGTGTTATTCGGGTCGTGAATGGTAAAGGCGGTAAAGAGCGATTAGTGCCATTTGGTGGTGAGGCAGGTCAGTGGTTACGCCGCTATCTTGCTGATGCCAGAACGCCATTACTTGAAGGCAAGACTTCTGATGCCGTATTTGTTGGACGCCACACGGGGACGGGATTAACCCGTCAGGCTTTCTGGGTGCTAATTAAGCGTTACGCCACAATTGCCAATATCCCTGTTGCCTTATCTCCGCATACACTACGGCATGCATTTGCTACCCACTTACTGAACCACGGAGCAGATTTAAGGGTGGTGCAACTCCTCTTGGGTCATGCTGATATCTCGACCACTCAGATTTATACCCATGTGGCTAGAGAGCGTCTTAAATCGATCCATCAGCAACATCATCCTAGGGGTAGTTGA